A window of the Anticarsia gemmatalis isolate Benzon Research Colony breed Stoneville strain chromosome W, ilAntGemm2 primary, whole genome shotgun sequence genome harbors these coding sequences:
- the LOC142985841 gene encoding uncharacterized protein LOC142985841 — MEGLRYVQINLQHNKAATALLARALKGGKFDIALIQEPYIYKGEIKGLDDTGGTIWNSRNTNNGVRTCIYTRNGVNAWPLHDFCYRDLTAVKINTGGKDSSKTIISAAVYLPYEEPNPIPTQLEGLVNHSIQHKMDIIIGCDANAHHVIWGSSDTNRRGEKVLEYLVSSPLQLLNRGNSPTFVNARRDTATIRRNPKHTDWVNYSKDLKILLGDPKCKLNSTLDIELEADRLSKTITQAWTDNCPAKEIKPKKVPWWNKELEALKRETRIAFNRAKARNDYSDYSKKLTEYHKAVRKSKRKSWTDHCGLISSLPESMRLTKALSLAKESPLTSIKNKDGKLTESGEETLRIMATEHFPGSTIINIMTDEDITHR; from the exons ATGGAGGGTTTAAGGTACGTTCAAATCAACCTACAGCACAACAAGGCGGCTACGGCCCTTCTGGCACGAGCCCTAAAAGGAGGCAAATTCGACATTGCTCTCATACAAGAACCCTACATATATAAAGGGGAAATCAAAGGATTAGACGACACTGGAGGAACAATATGGAACTCCAGAAACACTAATAACGGTGTGAGAACGTGCATATACACCAGGAATGGCGTAAATGCATGGCCTCTGCACGACTTCTGCTACAGGGATCTGACGGCAGTCAAGATCAACACAGGGGGAAAAGATAGCAGCAAGACCATCATCTCTGCCGCTGTCTACCTTCCCTATGAGGAACCTAACCCGATCCCAACACAACTTGAAGGTCTGGTTAACCACAGCATCCAGCACAAGATGGACATCATTATTGGATGCGATGCAAATGCTCACCACGTGATCTGGGGCAGCTCGGACACCAATAGAAGGGGAGAAAAAGTACTGGAATATCTGGTAAGTTCTCCTTTACAATTACTCAACCGAGGAAACAGCCCTACCTTCGTCAATGCGCGGAGAG ACACAGCGACGATCAGAAGGAATCCCAAACACACGGACTGGGTTAACTATAGCAAAGATCTAAAGATCTTGCTAGGTGACCCGAAGTGCAAGCTCAATTCTACCCTGGATATAGAACTTGAAGCAGACCGGTTATCGAAAACGATCACACAGGCCTGGACGGATAACTGCCCGGCAAAAGAAATCAAACCCAAAAAAGTCCCTTGGTGGAACAAGGAACTGGAGGCTCTAAAACGCGAAACCAGAATCGCCTTTAATAGAGCTAAGGCCCGAAATGACTACAGTGACTATTCAAAAAAGCTAACTGAATATCACAAAGCTGTAAGGAAAAGCAAGCGCAAATCCTGGACCGATCATTGCGGCCTAATTAGCTCGCTTCCAGAAAGCATGAGACTGACCAAAGCACTATCGCTGGCCAAAGAGAGTCCGCTCAccagtatcaaaaacaaagacggGAAACTCACAGAATCTGGGGAAGAAACGCTACGCATTATGGCTACCGAACATTTCCCAGGCTCaactatcatcaacataatgacaGATGAAGATATAACGCATCGCTAA